One genomic segment of Hevea brasiliensis isolate MT/VB/25A 57/8 chromosome 3, ASM3005281v1, whole genome shotgun sequence includes these proteins:
- the LOC110651419 gene encoding zinc finger AN1 and C2H2 domain-containing stress-associated protein 16, with product MGTPQFPDLGKHCTKEDCRQIDFLPFTCDRCRQVFCLEHRSYSKHSCPKADGKDVTVVICPLCAKGVRLNPDEDPNISWETHVNTECDPSNYEKVTKKRKCPVRGCREVLTFSNTIKCRDCTIDHCLKHRFGPDHDCPGPKKIEAGFQFLSLLNRSRKDESKPNRTPAAASTKWASAFRNAASTVRASAEAGVAKLSTEISQAWQTAKNTAGPSSSSGGDAIGLEEECPQCGARFSSVTVLVEHVQKVHERGGNQSRVLKLPVDVCPKCSKGFRDPVALVEHVERDHGGTSKA from the exons ATGGGAACACCGCAATTCCCTGATCTTGGTAAACATTGCACAAAGGAAGATTGCAGGCAGATCGATTTCCTCCCTTTCACTTGCGACCGCTGCCGTCAG GTATTTTGTTTGGAGCACCGAAGCTATTCTAAACACAGTTGCCCAAAAGCTGACGGAAAGGATGTTACTGTTGTGATCTGTCCACTATGTGCCAAAGGGGTTCGTTTAAATCCTGATGAAGACCCAAACATATCTTGGGAAACTCATGTAAATACTGAATGTGACCCATCAAATTATGAGAAAGTCACTAAGAAGAGAAAATGCCCTGTTCGAGGTTGTCGGGAGGTCCTTACATTCTCAAACACCATCAAATGCAGGGATTGCACCATAGACCATTGCTTGAAGCACCGGTTTGGACCTGACCATGATTGTCCGGgacccaagaaaattgaggcgggTTTTCAATTTCTGAGTCTTCTAAATAGGAGTAGGAAGGATGAATCAAAGCCCAACCGAACTCCAGCTGCAGCTTCAACCAAGTGGGCCTCAGCCTTCCGTAATGCAGCTTCAACTGTTCGGGCCTCAGCTGAAGCGGGTGTGGCAAAGTTGAGTACTGAGATCAGCCAAGCTTGGCAGACTGCAAAGAATACTGCAGGCCCAAGCAGCAGTAGTGGGGGGGATGCAATTGGGCTGGAGGAGGAATGCCCACAATGTGGTGCAAGGTTTTCCTCAGTTACAGTTCTGGTGGAGCATGTGCAGAAGGTGCATGAAAGGGGTGGGAACCAATCGCGTGTCCTGAAGTTGCCTGTAGATGTATGCCCCAAATGTAGTAAAGGCTTTCGTGATCCTGTGGCACTTGTAGAGCATGTTGAGAGGGATCATGGAGGTACTTCAAAAGCTTAG